The Candidatus Eisenbacteria bacterium genomic interval GGCCGGCGAGCATGCGCAGGAACGCGTCCCACAGCGTGGGGCGTTCGAGCCGCGCCTGCAGGCGGCGATGTGCGTCGCTGTCCCGCGGGTAGCGCTCGAGGGCGGCCGCCGTCTTGTGTCCAAGCGCGAATTCGAACTCGCGGAACTGGTACGACTGGAACCCGCTGCCGGACTCGAGCCGTTCCCGGAACGACAGGAACTCAAGCGGCGTCATGGTCTCGAGCACGTCAATCTGCGCGACCGCGACCTTCAGGATGGTGAGGATGCGCCGCAGCGTTCCGAGGGCGCGCCCCTGGCCGGGCCGGCCGAACTCCGCGGCGAGGAAGTCGGCCTCGTGGAGCAGCTCCTTGAACCACAGCTCGTAGACCTGGTGAATGACGATGAACAGCATCTCGTCGTGCTGGGGGCCGTCGGAGAGCGGCTGCTGGAGCCTGAGAAGCTCGTCCACCTTGAGATAGCTGGTGTAGGTCGTCGCCATGAAAGTGGTTCCCTCGTGTGCTCGGGAGGTCGCCGGCCGCCGGCCCGCGCGGGGCTCCGGAGACAGGCGTCGGCCGGGAATCTAGCGGCTGATGCCGAAGCGCAGGAAGTCCACTAGGCTGCCCGACCATGGCGCCCGCCCGAGTCGAAAGCCCGCAGGCCGTCACGCCCGGCCGCATTCCGCCCAACGTCGTCGCGCTGGGCTGGACCTCGCTGCTGACCGACGTTTCGACCGAGATGCTGACGCCGATCCTCCCGCTGTTCGTCACCGTGACGCTCGGCGCGTCGGTCGTGAGCCTGGGTGTCATCGAAGGCGTCGCCGAGTGCGCCGCCTCGGTGTTGCGCCTGTCTTCGGGCTGGCTGTCGGACCGCATGGGAAGGCGCAAGCCATTCGCGGTCTTCGGCTACGCGCTCAGCGGCGCGGCCAAGACCTCGATGGCGCTCGCCTCGACCTGGGGCTTCGTGCTCGGCATGCGCTTCACCGACCGGCTCGGCAAGGCGCTGCGCACGCCCGCGCGCGATGCGCTGCTGGCGGACTCGGTCGCGCCCGCGGACCTCGGCCGCGCGTTCGGCCTGCATCGCGCCATGGACACGCTCGGCGCCGCGATCGGCCCGCTGCTCGGCTGGTGGCTGCTGTCGCACTGGCAACGGCTCGGGAGCGAAGGCTACCGGCGGATCTTCCTCGTCTCGGGGATTCCCGCGCTCCTTTCGGTCCTGGTGCTGGCGCTGATCGTGAAGGCCGCGCCGGCCGCGCCGCGCATCGCGCGCTCGGTGCGCCACCAGGCGGGCGCGCTCGGGCCGGCGTTCCGGCGCTTCCTGATCGTGGACGCGGTGTTCCAGCTCGGCAACAGCAGCAATGCGTTCGTCCTGCTGAGGACGCAGTCGGCCGGCTGGAGCGCCGGCCAGGTGTCGCTCGTCTACCTCGCCTACAACGTCGCCTTCGCGCTGCTCGCGCTCCCCTTCGGCCGCCTGTCGGACCGGGTCGGGCGCCGCCCGCTGCTGTGGGCCGCCTACGCGGCCTACGCGGCTTCCTACTCGATGCTCGCCCTGCACGCGAC includes:
- a CDS encoding tryptophan 2,3-dioxygenase — its product is MATTYTSYLKVDELLRLQQPLSDGPQHDEMLFIVIHQVYELWFKELLHEADFLAAEFGRPGQGRALGTLRRILTILKVAVAQIDVLETMTPLEFLSFRERLESGSGFQSYQFREFEFALGHKTAAALERYPRDSDAHRRLQARLERPTLWDAFLRMLAGRGYAVPPGLLARDVRAPIEPSPELQAVLVQVYRSDVATAGLCERMLDLDEGLQEWRYRHVKMVQRTIGSKPGTGGSSGAAYLMTTLHRPLYPDLWEIRSQL
- a CDS encoding MFS transporter produces the protein MAPARVESPQAVTPGRIPPNVVALGWTSLLTDVSTEMLTPILPLFVTVTLGASVVSLGVIEGVAECAASVLRLSSGWLSDRMGRRKPFAVFGYALSGAAKTSMALASTWGFVLGMRFTDRLGKALRTPARDALLADSVAPADLGRAFGLHRAMDTLGAAIGPLLGWWLLSHWQRLGSEGYRRIFLVSGIPALLSVLVLALIVKAAPAAPRIARSVRHQAGALGPAFRRFLIVDAVFQLGNSSNAFVLLRTQSAGWSAGQVSLVYLAYNVAFALLALPFGRLSDRVGRRPLLWAAYAAYAASYSMLALHATRWGVVAAFLLLALHSALMDGQAKSLIADLVPRDLRATAYGVHATVAGLALLPASIVAGALWEGAGPAVTFLLGAALAAVAALLLAVLLPASREWGDRHAA